In a genomic window of Apium graveolens strain L.+W99A mitochondrion, complete genome:
- the orf103c gene encoding hypothetical protein, with protein sequence MRGAVLAFPDQDRSHTCSVRDRPPQLCIDRKAGRHSPQPREWLRPVCPPLFPTCYGAPWWVGAGRVHIAAEQQPRPDLIYLFGNSSGDFTVAKEAPRSIKHFR encoded by the coding sequence ATGCGAGGCGCCGTCTTAGCCTTCCCTGACCAGGATCGCTCCCACACCTGTAGCGTTCGTGATCGGCCTCCTCAACTGTGTATCGATCGAAAGGCAGGGCGGCACAGCCCCCAACCAAGGGAGTGGTTACGTCCAGTATGTCCCCCCTTATTCCCGACATGCTATGGTGCCCCGTGGTGGGTAGGAGCGGGTCGAGTCCATATCGCCGCGGAGCAACAGCCGCGTCCGGATCTGATCTATCTATTCGGCAATTCATCCGGTGACTTCACGGTCGCCAAAGAAGCCCCAAGAAGCATCAAACATTTCCGATGA
- the orf399a gene encoding hypothetical protein: MLIVVTSISSLVHLYSISYMSEDPHSPRFMCYLSIPTFFMPMLVTGDNSLQLFLGWEGVGLASYLLIHFWFTRLQADKAAIKAMLVNRVGDFGLAPGISGCFTLFQTVDFSTIFARASAPRNSWISRNMRLNAITLICILLLIGAVGKSAQIGSHTWSPDAMEGPTPVSALIHAATMVTAGVFMIARCSPLFEYPPTALIVITFAGAMTSFLAATTGILQNDLKRVIAYSTCSQLGYMIFACGISNYSVSVFHLMNHAFFKALLFLSAGSVIHAMSDEQDMRKMGGLASSFPFTYAMMLMGSLSLIGFPFPTGFYSKDVILELAYTKYTISGNFAFWLGSVSVLFTSYYSFRLLFLTFLVPTNSFGRDILRCHDAPIPMAIPLILLALGSLFVGYLAKV, translated from the coding sequence ATGTTAATTGTGGTTACATCCATAAGTAGCTTGGTCCATCTTTATTCCATTTCATATATGTCTGAGGATCCGCATAGCCCTCGATTTATGTGTTATTTATCCATTCCTACTTTTTTTATGCCAATGTTGGTGACTGGAGATAACTCTCTTCAATTATTCCTGGGATGGGAGGGAGTAGGTCTTGCTTCATATTTGTTAATTCATTTCTGGTTTACACGACTTCAGGCAGATAAAGCAGCTATAAAAGCTATGCTTGTCAATCGAGTAGGTGATTTTGGATTAGCTCCTGGGATTTCGGGTTGTTTTACTCTCTTTCAAACAGTAGACTTTTCAACCATTTTTGCTCGTGCTAGTGCCCCCAGAAATTCTTGGATTTCTCGCAATATGAGATTGAATGCCATAACTCTTATTTGTATTTTACTTCTTATTGGTGCTGTTGGGAAATCTGCACAGATAGGATCGCATACTTGGTCACCCGATGCTATGGAGGGTCCCACTCCAGTATCCGCTTTGATTCATGCAGCTACTATGGTAACAGCTGGCGTTTTCATGATAGCAAGGTGCTCCCCTTTATTTGAATACCCGCCTACGGCTTTGATTGTTATTACTTTTGCAGGAGCTATGACGTCATTCCTTGCGGCAACCACTGGAATATTACAGAACGATCTAAAGAGGGTCATAGCTTATTCAACTTGCAGTCAATTAGGCTATATGATCTTTGCTTGCGGCATCTCTAACTATTCGGTTAGCGTCTTTCACTTAATGAATCACGCCTTTTTCAAAGCATTACTATTCCTGAGTGCAGGTTCGGTGATTCATGCCATGTCGGATGAGCAAGATATGCGGAAGATGGGGGGGCTTGCCTCCTCATTCCCTTTTACCTATGCCATGATGCTCATGGGCAGCTTATCTCTAATTGGATTTCCTTTTCCAACTGGATTTTATTCAAAAGATGTGATCTTAGAGCTCGCTTACACTAAGTATACCATCAGTGGGAACTTTGCTTTCTGGTTGGGAAGTGTCTCTGTCCTTTTCACTTCTTATTACTCTTTTCGTTTACTTTTTCTAACATTTCTAGTACCAACTAATTCATTCGGGCGAGACATCTTACGATGTCATGATGCGCCCATTCCTATGGCCATTCCTTTAATACTTCTGGCTCTCGGGAGTCTCTTTGTAGGATACTTGGCCAAAGTGTG